The genomic stretch ATACGAGCATACCCTTGCTTGGAGAAAAGTTCCAAGGATTTCAACGGTTCACGTTCTTCACTAATGGTTATAGGGGCCAACAATAAGAGTTTGTCCCTTTCGTTCAGTCCTTTTATGTGGTTGATGACATCGGTTACGGTATGCTTCTTTACTTCTTTGCCCGAAATAGGGGAAAGGGTCTTCCCGATTCTCGCATACAACAACTTTAGGTAGTCGTAGATTTCGGTGGTGGTCCCGACTGTAGATCGTGGATTGGTGGAATTTACCTTTTGTTCTATGGCAATCGCGGGCGCTATACCTTTTATATAGTCCACTTTGGGTTTGTCCAGTTTCCCTAAAAATTGTCGTGCGTAGGAGGATAGGCTCTCCACATACCTGCGCTGACCTTCGGCGTACAATGTGTCAAAAGCCAAGCTGGACTTCCCGGAACCCGATAAACCGGTGATAACCACCAATTTATTCCTTGGGATGACCACATCTATGTTTTTAAGGTTATGTAGTTTGGCACCTTTTATGATAATATTCTGCTTGGGATCTACGTTTATATTGATTGCCATCTGTTAAAATTAGGGTCTCAAAGATACGATACGCCACACTTAATACGTATATTGCATCAGTTAACATATAAAAATCGTCAACTCACAACATAGATTTTTAGATCGCCTAGCTATTTATCTATATTTGAAGTGTAATTAAAATCCTGATAGGCCTATACAGAATAATTACTTTTTTAAAGATTAAAAACTGAATAACTAAGGTTTTCCTTTTTAAGGGGAGGACTGTGATTTTAACCCAAAAAAAGTAATTTGTATGGAACAACTACAGATTAATGATTCGATTTTAGTAAGGAATTACATTGACGGAGACGAAAAGGCTCTTGAAATCCTGATCAACAGGCACAACCAAAGAATCACCAGCTTTATTTATAGCAAAGTTTTGGACAGAGATGTTGCAGAGGACATCTTCCAGGACACTTTTATCAAGGTCATCAAAACCCTGAAAAAAGGAAGGTATAGCGAAGAAGGTAAATTTTTACCATGGGTGATGCGTATTGCACACAACTTGGTGATAGACCATTTCCGTAAGAACAAAAGAATGCCCAAGTTCGAGGGCAGCGACGACTTCAACATCTTTTCCGTTATCCACGACGAAAAGCTGAATGCCGAAAAGCAGATCATCAAAGATCAAATAGAAAGCGATCTTACCCTTTTGATCGATGAGTTGCCGGACGACCAGAGAGAAGTATTGATCATGCGAATCTACAAGGATATGAGCTTTAAGGAAATATCCGAAAACACTAATGTTAGCATCAACACGGCTTTGGGAAGAATGCGATATGCCCTTATCAATCTTAGAAAAATTGTTGAGCGCAAGAATATCGTTTTAACGAATTAATCGAGCATTACGTCGAAGCCTGCAATATTTCCAATCTAGCGCCGTTATACTATGGAAACAATTACTTACGCTAGAATATGGAAAACATTTACTCTGAAGAACAAAAATCCGTAAAAACGGTAAAAGCGAGCCAGAAAACTGTTGATTTCTTGCTTAGCTTTTCAAAATCGATTAATGTAGTTGACTACAAAAAGCACCAGTTTGAAGTAACATTGAATTAATTTAAGGATCAAACTGACGAAAAGAGCCGCAATTAGCGGCTCTTTTTGTTTTTATAATAGTCATTGATCACGGTTTTTCTACCTATCGTCTTGGTAATAACGTCCTTTTCCAAGTCCCAGCCCCTTGCCGGCGAATATTCCCGGCCATACCAGATAATTTGAAGGTGCAGTCGGTTCCAAATATCCTCTGGAAACAAGCGTTTGGCATCACGTTCCGTTTGGATCACATTTTTTCCATTACTGAACCCCCAACGGTACATCAACCGATGAATATGGGTGTCCACAGGAAAGGCAGGGATTCCAAAGGCTTGGGAAACCACAACACTGGCAGTTTTATGTCCCACAGCGGGCAATTCTTCCAACAAGGAGATGTTTCTCGGAACTTCGCCATTATATTTTTCTATCAAAATTTTTGAAAGTCCATAAATTCCTTTGGATTTCATAGGGGACAGGCCTACTGGCTTGATGATTTCCCGAATTTCCTCTTCCGTAAGTTTTACCATATCAAAGGGATTGTCGGCCTTTTCAAATAATAAAGGTGTGATTTGATTGACCCTGACATCGGTACTCTGGGCCGATAGCAACACTGCGATCAATAGCGTGTACGGATCTTTGTGGTCCAGCGGTATAGGAATGGTTGGATAGAGTTCATCCAAGGTTTTGATGGTGAATTCAACCTTTTCTTGTTTGGTCATAGTTGTTTAACTTTGATAAAGTAAATATTAAACAATTAATTCAAGAGCAACGCACATGAATATGTTAAAAGTAGGTGATAAAGTACCTGATTTTTCAGCAAAAGACCAAGACGGCAACACAATTAATCTAA from Flagellimonas oceani encodes the following:
- a CDS encoding endonuclease III domain-containing protein → MTKQEKVEFTIKTLDELYPTIPIPLDHKDPYTLLIAVLLSAQSTDVRVNQITPLLFEKADNPFDMVKLTEEEIREIIKPVGLSPMKSKGIYGLSKILIEKYNGEVPRNISLLEELPAVGHKTASVVVSQAFGIPAFPVDTHIHRLMYRWGFSNGKNVIQTERDAKRLFPEDIWNRLHLQIIWYGREYSPARGWDLEKDVITKTIGRKTVINDYYKNKKSR
- a CDS encoding RNA polymerase sigma factor encodes the protein MEQLQINDSILVRNYIDGDEKALEILINRHNQRITSFIYSKVLDRDVAEDIFQDTFIKVIKTLKKGRYSEEGKFLPWVMRIAHNLVIDHFRKNKRMPKFEGSDDFNIFSVIHDEKLNAEKQIIKDQIESDLTLLIDELPDDQREVLIMRIYKDMSFKEISENTNVSINTALGRMRYALINLRKIVERKNIVLTN